A genomic segment from Saimiri boliviensis isolate mSaiBol1 chromosome 14, mSaiBol1.pri, whole genome shotgun sequence encodes:
- the LOC120362779 gene encoding RNA-binding protein 38-like — protein sequence MRRSQNTKFTRIFVDSLRYRTTDASLRKYFEDFGDIKEAVVIFDPQTGKSRGYGFVTMANPAAAQRACEDPHPVIDGRKTNENLAYLGAKPPSLQTGFAIGVPQLHPASIQRTYGLTPQDIQLPVTVQPRTVILTAPVTSLSSPYMEYTPASPTYAQYPLATYAQHPYAAPPATAAGFAGCSYPAAVPQVRSAATPGGTVFVQYLVPQLQLDRTQ from the exons ATGCGCCGCTCGCAAAACACCAAGTTCACCAGGATCTTCGTGGACAGCCTGCGGTACCGCACCACCGACGCCTCACTCAGGAAGTACTTCGAGGACTTCGGCGACATCAAGGAGGCCGTGGTCATCTTCGACCCCCAGACGGGTAAGTCCCGCGGCTACGGCTTCGTGACCATGGCCAACCCGGCGGCAGCCCAGAGGGCTTGTGAAGACCCCCACCCCGTCATCGACGGCCGCAAGACCAACGAGAACCTGGCTTATCTGGGCGCCAAGCCGCCGAGCCTCCAAACGGGCTTTGCCATCGGGGTGCCGCAGCTACACCCCGCCTCGATCCAGCGGACTTACGGACTGACCCCGCAGGACATCCAGCTGCCAGTCACCGTGCAGCCTAGAACGGTGATCCTGACCGCCCCGGTCACATCGCTGTCTTCACCCTACATGGAGTACACGCCGGCCAGCC CCACCTACGCCCAGTACCCACTGGCCACCTACGCCCAGCACCCATACGCCGCCCCACCTGCTACGGCTGCCGGCTTTGCGGGCTGCAGCTACCCGGCCGCCGTGCCCCAGGTGCGCTCAGCCGCAACCCCCGGAGGCACCGTCTTCGTGCAGTACCTGGTGCCACAGCTGCAGCTCGACAGGACGCAGTGA